In one window of Mustela nigripes isolate SB6536 unplaced genomic scaffold, MUSNIG.SB6536 HiC_scaffold_36, whole genome shotgun sequence DNA:
- the LOC132008079 gene encoding LOW QUALITY PROTEIN: ubiquitin-like protein 5 (The sequence of the model RefSeq protein was modified relative to this genomic sequence to represent the inferred CDS: inserted 1 base in 1 codon; substituted 1 base at 1 genomic stop codon) translates to MMEVVCKNSLGKTVHVKCNTDGTIEAXSQPTGTHXNKIILKKWGKIFKDHVSLGDCEIHDGMKPELDYQQTLSSLSLHIWDCVTVTDAFRFRNGITDSCVTSGFIEVLSAARAFHLPLFSHASSCLAHTPS, encoded by the exons ATGATGGAGGTTGTTTGCAAGAACTCTCTAGGTAAGACGGTCCATGTTAAATGCAACACTGATGGCACCATCGAAG GGTCACAACCAACTGGTACCCATTAAAACAAGATCATCCTGAAGAAGTGGGGCAAGATTTTTAAGGACCATGTGTCTCTGGGGGACTGTGAAATCCATGATGGGATGAAGCCAGAGCTTGATTACCAACAGA ctCTGTCATCTTTGTCTTTACATATTTGGGACTGCGTTACTGTTACGGATGCATTCAGGTTTAGAAATGGCATAACTGACAGTTGTGTGACTTCAGGCTTTATAGAGGTTCTCTCTGCTGCTAGAGCATTTCACCTGCCTCTTTTCAGTCATGCATCATCTTGTTTAGCTCATACTCCCAgctaa